The genomic segment tatccactactgtatacgttgcccttgcaggccttgttgcccggtgtctgcaaccaagtgccacctagctgtgtgagctttttcacaatctgtctaaataacaataataattccgtgtccagaaacacaacctgagtgacggttttccaccagcaatgatatattccgtatccactactgtatacgttgcccttgcaggccttgttgcccggtgtctgcaaccaagtgccacctagctgtgtgagctttttcacaatctgtctaaataacaataataattccgtgtccagaaacacaacctgagtgacggttttccaccagcaataatatataccgtatccactactgtatacgttgcccttgcaggccttgttgcccggtgtctgcaaccaagtgccacctagctgtgtgagctttttcacaatctgtctaaataacaataataattccgtgtccagaaacacaacctgagtgacggttttccaccagcaataatatattccgtatccactactgtatacgttgcccttgcaggccttgttgcccggtgtctgcaaccaagtgccacctagctgtgtgagctttttcacaatctgtctaaataacaataataattctgtgtccagaaacacaacctgagtgacggttttccaccagcaataatatattccgtatccactactgtatacgttgcccttgcaggccttgttgcccggtgtctgcaaccaagtgccacctagctgtgtgagctttttcacaatctgtctaaataacaataataattctgtgtccagaaacacaacctgagtgacggttttccaccagcaataatatattccgtatccactactgtatacgttgcccttgcaggccttgttgcccggtgtctgcaaccaagtgccacctagctgtgtgagctttttcacaatctgtctaaataacaataataattccgtgtccagaaacacaacctgagtgacggttttccaccagcaatgatatattccgtatccactactgtatacgttgcccttgcaggccttgttgcccggtgtctgcaaccaagtgccacctagctgtgtgagctttttcacaatctgtctaaataacaataataattccgtgtccagaaacacaacctgagtgacggttttccaccagcaataatatattccgtatccactactgtatacgttgcccttgcaggccttgttgcccggtgtctgcaaccaagtgccacctagctgtgtgagctttttcacaatctgtctaaataacaataataattccgtgtccagaaacacaacctgagtgacggttttccaccagcaataacatattccgtatccactactgtatacgttgcccttgcaggccttgttgcccggtgtctgcaaccaagtgccacctagctgtgtgagctttttcacaatctgtctaaataacaataataattccgtgtccagaaacacaacctgagtgacggtttcccaccagcaataatatattccgtatccactactgtatacgttgcccttgcaggccttgttgcccggtgtctgcaaccaagtgccacctagctgtgtgagctttttcacaatctgtctaaataacaataataattccgtgtccagaaacatcacccaagttgttgttgttttgtaaaaataaaaaaaatgccaggcaaaggcaggccgccacgcagaggcactaggggccgtgctgctatgatatcctgtggccctaggaaattgcccagttttccgaaggcacttaccctgaactcccaaaatgctgaagaggtagttgactggcttacacagcacaccccatcctctactgtttctaactttgccacaacatcctcatcctcctttgctatgggcaccccacgtaccacttcctccaccaccgccgccccttcttcactggagtcagaggagttatttactcatgagtttgttgaactgagtgatgcgcaaccattattgccagaagaagatgaaggagatgcggacgttacaccagatatcataattcaggcaggcaacacaacagagatggacataaggtgtgatgaggtccccgctgctgctgtcttctgtgagctgtcagaagaaattgatgcatctgaggagaatgatgatgaggagagtgatattttgtgggtgcccacaagaagagagcaagaggaggatagttcaggagaataagacttagaagaagcagggacagctcccagggaacagtagggcaacaacatgaatcggcacctgtgctcagccagccaacgcacccgccaacttctactgttactgctagaaagcccacatcaaaaggctcagcagtgtggcatatttttaatgtgtgtgcctctgacaaaagcgctgtaatttgcaatgagtgcagtcagaaactgagtcttgggaagcccaacacccacttaggtacaactgctatgcgaaggcacatgaacgccaaacacaaagcactatgggagcaacacctcaaaggcagcagccaaatgctaagccaccctccttctgctccagcatcttactgctctacctctgctgtccttgacccgtctcaaccaccctccactccgccttccagttcctgctcatctgcccccagccaagtttctgtgagggccatgtttgagcgtaagaaaccaatgcctccgagtcatccccttgcccggcgtctgacagctggattgtttgcactcttagcccgccagcttttaccataccagctggtggactctgaggctttccaccaatttgtagcaattgggacaccgcagtggaaggtacccagccgcaattttttttcacagaagggaataccacacctgtaccagcatgtgcagagccaaatcactgcatctctgtcatttagtgttggggcaaaggtccatatgactactgacacatggtcctccaagcatggtcagggcaggtatgtcacctacactgcccactgggtgaacctggtgatggctgggaagcagggaatgcgtggttcaacaacagtggagttggtgtcaccgccacgggttgcatgcgggtctgccaccacctctactcctcctttgctgtctaactcatcttctaagtcgtcttctaagtcgtcttctaacttggcttcttcctcggcttcttcctcctctgctgctgtgtcctcctccacacctgtgcacccccagctccacataggctattcgacgtgccaggtacgccgttgtcatgctgtcttgggcatgacgtgcctggaaagtagaaaccataccggatctgtactcctgtcatctctgcactcacaggccgatcggtggctgaccccacaccaactgaaaattggaaaagtggtgtgtgacaacggaagcaatctgttggcagcactgagactgggcaatttaacacatgtgccctgcatggcacatgttttaaatttgatagtccaacggtttgtctcgaagtacccaggattgcaggacattctcaggcagtccaggaaggtgtctggccatttcagacgttcctacacagccatggcacgccttgctgacattcagcggcggcacaacttgccagtcaggcgtttaatttgcgacagccagactcgctggaattccacgctaatgatgtttgaacgtctgctgcaacaacaaagagccatcaatgaatacctatttgaactgggtggtaggactggatctgcagagctggggatttttttcccccgttactgggtgcttatgcgcgacgcctgcaggctgatgcgcccttttgacgaggtcacaaatatggttagtcgcactgaaggcaccatcagtgacctaataccctttgctttttttcttgagcgtgccgtgcgacgagtgacagatgacgctgtagaccagcgtgaccaagagcctgatttctgggcggaatcaccagaacgttcccaggcacctgctgcaacgcagggagaggtgtcagaagcggagtcagaggaggaaggtggctttgtggaggcagaagaccaacaggagcaggcttcccagggggcttgtggtcaccttttgtggagccctggtcttgtacgtggctggggggaggagacggtggtggatgaggacgtagtccttgataacgaggaaggggagatggatacctctgcatccaaccttgtgagaatggggtctttcatgctgtcatgcctgttgaaggacccccgtatcaagaggcttaaggagaaggacctgtactgggtggcaacgctactagaccctcgttacaagcataaagtggcagaaatgttaccaacgtaccacaagtccgaaaggatgctgcatttccaaaccagcctgcaaaacatgttgtacaattcttttaagggtgatgtcactccacattccaggggcagaggtgccggtaatcctcccacgagcacacctgcaaggacaatgcactttggccactctgtaacgtcagacatgcaaagttttttcagtccaaggcagcgccaggacccttctggatccaccctcagagaacgcctcgaccggcaagtagcggactacctggcattaactgcagatattgacactctgaggagcgatgaacccctgggctactgggtgcgcaggcttgatctgtggccagagctgtcacaatttgccataaatctgttgtcttgccctgcctcaagtgtcctctcagaaaggacctttagtgcagcaggagggattgtaactgagaagagaacttgcctaggtcacaaaagtgttgattacctgacctttattaaaatgaatgaggcatggatctcggagggttactgcacgctggaagacttgttctgactgcccatgcagctgtccttctctgcacgccgcttgacaccacacacagctgtcctttagcgtcctcctccaccaccgtacaaactagggtgcaaatcctactggcttaattttaagccaaactttttggacaggtaaatcctgaatttttctctcttctactcttctgtgcttgtcaccctatctgagttctttgaaagggtttggctggggcatggttattataccatctagctttgatgtttttaatgtcttctgtgcttgtcaccctatctgagttctttgaaagggtttggctggggcatggttattataccatctagctttggtgtttttaatgtcttctgtgcttgttgtcaccctatctgagttctttgaaagggtttggctggggcatggttattataccatctagctttgatgtttttaatgtcttctgtgcttgtcaccctatctgagttctttgaaagggttttgctggggcatggttattataccatctagctttgatgtttttttttttttttgaactatatttttatttatttttaaagaaaaggaaaaacaaggATAAGACATTGTTACATCGAGGTGACGATACAGTGTCCATTTTTCGGATTTAGTAAGTACATCTGAACACAATAAACAGAAGAAAAGTAGGCATTAAGTAGTGTAAAAGTATcagatacatacatttatttttgcatttgttgttatttttgcttttgcCGTGGGTACCGCATGTCTTTCTGTTATAGGATTAATAGGTAATCTTGATTTATTATAAGTTCTACAATTTTTAGTAACTACCCTGTGCTCGTACTGCAGTTCAGGACATGTCTACGTGATTATGTAGTTGTCCATAGTATGAGTCCCATAAGAACCAATCTTCTATAAAGGATAATGCTTTGTCCTGTAGTATGGCTGTTAAGTAATCCATGTTCCGTATATGTTGCACCTTATTAATCAGTTCGGGAATGGTTGGCATTGTAGGAGATTTCCAGTGGGTTGCTATCAGGCAACGTGTCCCTAGTAGTACGCTTTGCACCACTTTCTGAGTCCGCTTACCTATTCCCTGTAATGGTAGTCCTAGGAGATGTGTCAGCGGGTCTTTTTGCAGGGTGAGGCAGGTGATTTTTGAGAGGATTTCCGTGGTTTTGTCCCATAGGGTTGTTATTACTGGGCACGTCCAGAAAATATGGTACAGAGTGGCTTGCTCATGGTTGCAGCGCCAGCATGCGGATGTTGTTCCTGGGAATAGCTTTTGGAGTAGTGCTGGTGTATGATACCATTCGAATATTATTTTGTATAgattttcctttaaagtggtgCATATAGAGGTTTTGGCAGCAACTCTCCAGATTTTTTCCCATTGTTCCAAGGTTATATGGATGCCCAATTCCTTGTCCCAGTGTAACATATAGGGGTGTGGCGAATTTTCCTTTTGTTGGTCAGTAAGCATATTATATAGTGTAGAGATCATACCTTTCTGTGATGTTGACCGTAGGCAAATGTGTTCAAAGTTTGTTAAGTCTCGTTTTTGCAGTCTCGAGCACAGGGAGTTGACATAGTGCCGTAATTGGTAGTACATATAGTCCTTCAGATCATGAAGTTGGTAGTATTGTATAAGTTCTGCTTTATCCATAAATTTACGTGTTTTCCCGTCAAATAATTGATAAATCTGGAATACCTTGGTATGTTCCCAGATTTTAATAAAGTGTTTTTCCATTCCTAAACTAAATCTGGGATTCTTTAGGAAGGGTGTCAGCGGAGATGTTATAGGGTTGAGTCTTAGTGAATTGTCTTTGGAGAGCCAAAGTTTGAGATTAAATTGTGCTGGCTTAGATAAGGGTCCTGTATCCCATTTTAAGTCCTCGGACCACAATAAGGCTGCAGGGTGAATTGGGTCTAACTGCAACATTTCTATTTCAGCCCACTTAGTGTATGCCATTTTTTGGTTCCAGTAGACTATTTGTCTGAGGTGTGAGGCTAGGTAATATTTGTAAAAGTTGGGGAATCCTATGCCCCCTTGTGTACGTTTTGCCTGTAGTGTCTGTACCCGTATTCTATGTCTCTTTCTTCCCCACATGAATTTAAGGCATTTGCTTTGAAAATGTTTAAGTGCTAATTTTGGTACTGGTATTGGCAGGGTTTCGAAAAGGTATAGTAGCCTGGGGAGTAAATTCATCTTTATTGCTGCCATTCTGCCAAACCAGGAGAGATTGTAGTCGTGCCATGTGTTGAGTTCTGTAGTCAAGCGTTTCCACATTGGAGTAAAGTTATGTTTATAGAGAGTATCATAGTTGGACGTAAGGTGGATGCCTAGATATTTCAGTGTGTCTTTTCGCCAATTGTAGTTAAAGTTGAGTTGTAATAGTTTTACTCTTGGAGCTGGGATATGTAATGGGAGGGCTTCTGTCTTGTTGTTATTGATTTTGTATCCTGAAAGTTGTCCATATGTGGTTATTATTTGGTGTAAGTTTGGTAGGGACATTAGTGGTTTGGTTATTGTTAGGAGGACATCGTCTGCATATAGGCAtattttatattcctttttttttattgtcactcCCTTTATGTTTGGGTTCTGTCGTATTTGGGCCGCTAGGGGTTCTATGCAAAGGACAAATAGAAGCGGGGATAGTGGGCATCCCTGCCGTGTCCCGTTTGTTATAGGGAGTGGCTGTGAAAGAAGCCCTGCTGTCTTAACTATCGCTGTTGGGCATGAGTATAGTGCTCTAAGTGCTTGCAGGAATGGTCCTTGAAATTTCATGGCCTCCAGGGTGGCAAACATAAAGCCCCAGTCCAGACGGTCGAATGCCTTTTCGGCGTCTAAGCTTAGTATTAAGGCTTCCTCTCCTTTTCTATTTAGGCTGTCAATGAGATTTATAACCCGTCGTGTATTGTCTCCGGGTTGTCTATATTTCACAAAGCCCACTTGATCTAGGTGGATTAATCGCGGTAAAATTAAGTTTAATCTGTTTGCCAGGATCTTTGTGAAAATTTTTAGATCTGAATTTAGGAGGGAAATGGGTCTATAATTTGCACATAAAGAAGGATCTTTTCCTTCCTTTGGGATTACGGTAATGTATGATTTCAAGGTCTCTTTATGTATAGGTGTCCCTTGCAGGTATCCGTTATAGAGTTCTAGCATGGCAGGGAGCAATTCTTTTATAAATAGTTTATAGTATTTGTATGTCAGACCGTCTGGACCGGGAGTTTTGTTGGAGGGTAGGTGTTTGATTACTTCTGTTATTTCCTCTTCCGTTATTGTTGTATTTAAGGCTTTTAGTTCTTCTATGCTTAGGGTGGGGAGTTTACTGTCTTGGAGAAATTGGGTTAAGGCCCCTCTGGGGGGTTTACGTAGGGGGAGgttatatagttgtttatagtatTCCTTAAAGCATTCTACAATCTCTCCTGGGTTAGATTCTAGCTGTCCTTTATGTTGTATCACTGTTGGGGTGTTTTTGGCTCTTTCCCCTCTTAGTTTGTTTGCCAGTAGGGTATGTGATTTATTGGCATATTCATAGTATTTTTGTTGTGTCCATCTCAGTGATTTTTCCACCGTATGGAGCATggtttcctttattttatttcgTGTTTGGATAATATCTAGCAAAAGGCGTTTTGTTGGTCTCTGAGCGTGTTTGTATTCTAAGTGTTGGAGGAGATTTTTTTGTTCTTGTAAAATTTTGTTCCTGTTTTTCTTAACTGTACTCGCTAGTGAGATGAGTTCCCCCCTAATGCAGGCTTTGTGTGCCTCTGTCAGGCTTACCGGATGCAGGAACCAGGAATGCTGAGGAGGACTGCTCTTACAGCTCCCCACTGGTACTCTCAGGCTGAGACGAGAGAGAAGTGGGGCGAGGTACGAGAGCCCAGAAAAGGTCCAACGAAGTCTGAGCGGAGTGGACTGCGAGGCGTAGGCTCACGTAGAATAAGCACAGCGAAGTCAGCAACGGGTATCAGAGGCACAACGGGTACGGATAAGGACGATCACGGAGAATAACAGCCAGGCCAAGGGTCAGCAACAATAAGCAGGCAGGGTACAAGCGCGGTACAGCAGGGAGGATCCGAGAGAATGGTCAGACAGGCAAAAGTTCAATATAAGCGCGGTACAGCAGGGAGAATCCGAAagaatggtcaggcaggcaaaagtTCAATAACAGCAGGGAGGATCCGAAagaatggtcaggcaggcaaaagtTCAATATAACAATAGCAAGGTCCGAAAAAACAAGTATAGCTAGGAAAACAATGTCCGAGCACTTACCAAAGTCAGAAGCCGGTCTAAATAGTGCTCTTCCGCCTATGTCACAGCATCTGCGTCGAAACGTCATCATTCAGCGTCAACCAAGctatttgcgcatgcgcacgctggAACGCACGCTGGAACGCATGCTGGAACGCATGCTGGAACGCACCGCCATCTTGGATCGACGCGAGGAGAACCGGCGCGCTGCTGGAGCAGGACAGGTACGATCTTGACATTGCCCCCCCCTTAGAAACGGCCTCCGGACGTGAATATGAACCGGCTTGTCTGGAAATCTTTGATGAAAAGCCCTTACCAGTTTGGGAGCATTAACATTAGAGGCTGGTTCCCAGGAATTCTCTTCTGGACCAAACCCCTTCCATTTAATAAGGTACTGCACTTCCCCACGTCTTGATTTAGAATCCACAATTGATTCCACCTCATATTCGTCGTGATCTGAGATAACCACAGGATCCGGTAAAAGAGGTCCTCGCCCAGGAAACTGACTCGGCACAAAACGTTTAAGAGGCGCTGCATGAAAAACTGGGTGAATGCGCAAGGTCCTAGGAAGCAGAAGTTTAAAAGAAACTGGATTGATCCTCTGCAGGATCTCGAAAGGCCCAATAAAACGTTGAGCAAGCTTCTTAGAGGGACAAGTAAGTCTTAAATTTAACGTAGAAAGCCACACCATGTCCCCAACTTCAAATTCTGGATCTGGATTCCTCTTCTTATCTGCAAAAAACTTAAAATTTGATTGGGCTTTAAGTAAATTTTGGTGAAGAGTAGTCAGGTTTGAAGCTAGAAAGGTAAGTCTGTCTTGGGCTGCAGGAACAGATACATCTTGGGGAATCCCAGGGATCATGATTGGATGAAAACCAAGGTTGGAAAAGAATGGAGTCTGTTTGGTGGATGCATGAATGGAGTTATTATAGGCAAATTCTGCCATTGCAAGTAGCGAAGCCCAATTATCTTGAAGGAAACAGGAGAAACACCTTAAGTACTGTTCCAAAGTTTGATTAGTTCTCTCCGTCTGCCCGTTAGTTTGTGGATGATAGCCCGAGGAAAAAGACAAGCAAATTTGTAATCCCTTGCACAATGCTCGCCAGAATTTAGAAGTAAACTGTACTCCACGGTCAGAAATGATATCTTCAGGTAAACCGTGTAAACGgacaatttctttaataaaaactttGGCCAGAATGGAAGCAGATGGAACACCAGAGAGAGGAATGAAATGGGCCAATTTGGTAAGACGATCCACAACAACCAGGATAGCAGAAAATCCTTCTGAAGCAGGTAGGTCGGTGATAAAATCCATAGAGATGGACACCCATGGGCGATCTGGAACAGGTAAAGGATAAAGAAGCCCCAGGGGTTTAGAGGTTGTCCCCTTACACTTGGCACATACTTCACAGGAGCGGACAAATCTAGCGCAATCGCTGCCCAACTTAGGCCACCAAAAATGGCGGCGGAGTAAATCCAAAGTCTTTCTTAGACCTAAATGCCCGGCCAGTGGAGAGTCATGGACACTCTTTAAAGCATCTAATCTTGCCTCGACTGGAACAAAGAGTCTGTTCTTGAAAAAGTAAAAGCCGTCCTGTAGATTAAGCATTGTATCTGCAACGTCCGAATTATAGTGCTGCCTGATCTTGTGCAATAAAGAAGGTTGCATAAGTAAAAAACTGCTGGGCTGAAGAATAGGAGCGGGATCTGTAACAAAAGAGGCATCAGATGAGTACATTCGTGACAGAGCATCAGCCTTGGTGTTTCGAGAGCCTGGACGATACGTGATATGGAGCTGGAATCTAGAGAAAAACAAAGCCCAACGAGCTTGTCTGGGTCTTAGCCTCTTAGCAGAGCGAAGATATTCTAGATTCTTATGATCCGTGAGTACCAAGATGGGATGAGCAGCTCCTTCTAACAAATGTCTCCATTCTTCCAAGGCCAATTTGATCGCCAATAACTCCCTGTCAGCGACATCATAATTCTGTTCGGTCTTTGAAAGTTTCCTAGAGAAAAAGGCCACTGGGTGTAAAAGGCCTTGAGGCACAGAGCGTTGAGAGAGGACCGCTCCCACCGCGCATTCGGAAGCATCCACTTCCAGGGTAAAGGGTTGGGAGGGCACCGGGTGAGCCAAAATAGGAACTGAGGTGAAATTCTCTTTTAACTTATCAAAAGCACGCTGGGCTTGAGGAGACCAATTAAATTTAACCTTTTGTTTGGTTAAGTCAGTAATGGGTCTAATAACTTCAGAAAAATTTCGAATAAACTTGCGATAAAAGTTAGCGAATCCCACAAACCTTTGTACCGCCTTGCGGTCCTTTGGTGTAGGCCAATCAAGAATTGCAGAAACCTTCTTAGAATCCATCACTATTCCCTTGGTAGAAATGACAAACCCCAAGAATTCAATGTTGTCTCTTTCGAATTCGCACTTCTCGGCTTTGACAACTAGGTTGTGCAACCGTAAGCGAGAAAACACCTCCTTCATGTGTTTCCGATGCTCCTCCAGGGAAGTGGAATAGACAAGGATATCGTCCAAATAGGCCACCACAAACACATCCAGAATATCACAAAAAATATCATTAATAAAATGTTGAAAGGTTGCAGGAGCGTTACATAAGCCGAAAGGCATGACGAGATATTCATAGTGACCGTAGCGTGTACGAAAAGCGGTCTTCCACTCGTCACCCTCTCTAACCCGGATCAAGTTATAAGCCCCCTTGAGATCCAACTTAGAAAAAATAGTAGCGGAACGGAGTCTTTGGAAAAGTTCGTGGATCAGAGGGAGAGGATAACGATTTTTAATGGTACTCTTATTTAAGTCCCTGTAATCAATGCAGGGGCGAAGTGAGTGATCTTTTTTCTCCACAAAGAAGATTCCCGCCCCTGCCGGAGAAGTGGGATGCCTGATGAACCCTTTCCTGAGATTCTCTTCAATGTATTCTTGAAGAACGGTGAGCTCCCGCTCAGCGAGTGGATAAATTCGCCCGAAAGGGATTGGTGCCCCAGGCAACAAGTCAATAGGGCAATCGTAGGGCCTATGAGGGGGAAGAATATCCGCTTGTCTCTCATTGAAGATGTCCAAAAATTCGTGATAAACCACTGGAACTAAGGATAAGAGTTTTGATTTCTCTTCAGTGGTACAAGCTACCGCTTGAGGAAACATTGATGAATGCTTACGGAGACAATTCCTACGACAAAAAGGAGAGGAAAAGGATAAAGACCCTTGGGACCAGTCAATAAGTGGGTTATGTACCTTCAACCAGGGTAGACCAATTATGACAGGGAAAAGTGGAGAAGACACAACATCAAAACACATAAGTtcgaaatgtgaattatttattgAGACATTTAGTGGTAGAGTCTCTCTCAAAACAGGCCCAGAGCCCAAGGGTGATCCGTCCGCCATTCTAATAAAGACTGGTTGGGGCTTGACATGCAGAGGTAtgctgtgggttctagcaaaaGATGAGTCCAAAAAGCAGCTACTTGCCCCGGAGTCAAGGATGGCTGCCACCTGCAGAGAATTTCTTCCCCACTGCAAtgagagaaaaagggaaacatgGGTATTCTTAAATTGTAATGGACTTTCCCATACAGGTTTATGGGGAGAAACTCTACCTTCAGGACGAACTGAACAAGTTCTTATTAGATGATCCGCTGCTCCGCAGTACAAACAAAGATTTAGACGTCTTCTCCTTAAACGTTCCTCAGGGGTTAAGCTAGGACGAATCAGGCCAAGCTGCATGGGTTCAGGTTCAACAGTTGAAACAAAAGGAGCCACTGGTGGAGGAGCCTTCGGCATGACCCAAGAAACGGGACTGGAGAACTTCTCGGAGTGCCTCTCTCTTAGCCTTCTGTCGATTTGGATGGTGAGTTGGATGAGGTCTTCTAAGGACTTCGGGACACCAACCCTGGCCAGCTCGTCCTTGAGTTGGGCCGAGAGACCAAAACGATAATGATGACGTAAGGCTGGTTCATTCCAATTAGTATCTCCAGCCCACCTCCTAAATTCAGCAGCATAGTCCTCAACAGGGCGTTTCCCTTGCGTGAGGGACTGGATAGCGGCTTCGGCGGTGGCTGGTCTCTGAGGGTCATCGTAGAGAGAGGCCATAGCTTGAAAGAAGGTATCAGAGTCCTTCAGAAGGGGGCTATTTATTTCCATAAGGCGATGAGCCCAAGCCTGGGGTTCCCCTTGTAGAAGAGAGATAATAGTCCCCACTTTGGTTCGCTCTAAAGCGTAAGTCAGAGGTTTCATAGAAAATAATAGTCTACAGCTGTTAAGGAAAGCTCGAAATTGTTTGCGGTCACCGGAAAATTTATCTGGCATGCAGATCTTGGGCTCCGGGTGCTGAGCAGAAGAAAATTAAGAAGCTTCTGATGCCGATGTAGATGGAGCTTGCAACAGCTGAGCCGTAGGCAACTCAGCCAGTTGAGACTGAATATCCTGGTAGCCACTCTGAAGATCCTGAACAGCCCGTGTGAGGACAGAAATCTGCTGCGACAGAGTCTCTAGAATGCTTGCCTCCTCAGACGGTTCCATTTGGTGAGGCTCGGACATTCTGTCAGGCTTACCGGATGCAGGAACCAGGAATGCTGAGGAGGACTGCTCTTACAGCTCCCCACTGGTACTCTCAGGCTGAGACGAGAGAGAAGTGGGGCGAGGTACGAGAGCCCAGAAAAGGTCCAACGAAGTCTGAGCGGAGTGGACTGCGAGGCGTAGGCTCACGTAGAATAAGCACAGCGAAGTCAGCAACGGGTATCAGAGGCACA from the Xenopus tropicalis strain Nigerian chromosome 5, UCB_Xtro_10.0, whole genome shotgun sequence genome contains:
- the LOC108647661 gene encoding uncharacterized protein LOC108647661 codes for the protein MADGSPLGSGPVLRETLPLNVSINNSHFELMCFDVVSSPLFPVIIGLPWLKVHNPLIDWSQGSLSFSSPFCRRNCLRKHSSMFPQAVACTTEEKSKLLSLVPVVYHEFLDIFNERQADILPPHRPYDCPIDLLPGAPIPFGRIYPLAERELTVLQEYIEENLRKGFIRHPTSPAGAGIFFVEKKDHSLRPCIDYRDLNKSTIKNRYPLPLIHELFQRLRSATIFSKLDLKGAYNLIRVREGDEWKTAFRTRYGHYEYLVMPFGLCNAPATFQHFINDIFCDILDVFVVAYLDDILVYSTSLEEHRKHMKEVFSRLRLHNLVVKAEKCEFERDNIEFLGFVISTKGIVMDSKKVSAILDWPTPKDRKAVQRFVGFANFYRKFIRNFSEVIRPITDLTKQKVKFNWSPQAQRAFDKLKENFTSVPILAHPVPSQPFTLEVDASECAVGAVLSQRSVPQGLLHPVAFFSRKLSKTEQNYDVADRELLAIKLALEEWRHLLEGAAHPILVLTDHKNLEYLRSAKRLRPRQARWALFFSRFQLHITYRPGSRNTKADALSRMYSSDASFVTDPAPILQPSSFLLMQPSLLHKIRQHYNSDVADTMLNLQDGFYFFKNRLFVPVEARLDALKSVHDSPLAGHLGLRKTLDLLRRHFWWPKLGSDCARFVRSCEVCAKCKGTTSKPLGLLYPLPVPDRPWVSISMDFITDLPASEGFSAILVVVDRLTKLAHFIPLSGVPSASILAKVFIKEIVRLHGLPEDIISDRGVQFTSKFWRALCKGLQICLSFSSGYHPQTNGQTERTNQTLEQYLRCFSCFLQDNWASLLAMAEFAYNNSIHASTKQTPFFSNLGFHPIMIPGIPQDVSVPAAQDRLTFLASNLTTLHQNLLKAQSNFKFFADKKRNPDPEFEVGDMVWLSTLNLRLTCPSKKLAQRFIGPFEILQRINPVSFKLLLPRTLRIHPVFHAAPLKRFVPSQFPGRGPLLPDPVVISDHDEYEVESIVDSKSRRGEVQYLIKWKGFGPEENSWEPASNVNAPKLVRAFHQRFPDKPVHIHVRRPFLRGGQCQDRTCPAPAARRFSSRRSKMAVRSSMRSSMRSSVRSSVRMRK